The Bifidobacterium bifidum ATCC 29521 = JCM 1255 = DSM 20456 region TGTCCTGTGGGCTGACTCCACTGTTTCCTTCGCTCATGGTTCCTCCAGTGCCTCGTGTTCTCAATCCCTTTTACACGTTGTCATGAGTCATTGTCGTGTCCGTTGCCCATTCCTCTGCAGTAACGGCACATACGTGAAGGGCTGGTGGTCGGATATGACAGGGAATGAAGAAGGCATGGGGGTGAAGGCTGATGTCGCTTACCACACTTTCGCCCTTCTGCGCTGCATTGACACGGGGTAGACTTGACAAAGGTAAGTCGCATGTGTGTAATTACCCTGATGGACGTCCATAGCAGCATCGGCAAGGAGGAGCGACACATGTGGGGAGTGGTCGACGATTCCGCCGAGGATCCGATGAGTGAGCTGTGGGGCCTGTTCAAGTCGGACGACGATGTTTCCTGGCAGCATAAGGCCCTGTGCTCCCAGACCGATCCGGAAGCTTTTTTCCCCGAAAAAGGCGGGTCGACGCGTGATGCGAAACAGGTGTGCGCCCGCTGCGAGGTGCGCGAGCAATGCCTGCAATGGGCCATCGAACACGATGAGCGTTTCGGTATCTGGGGCGGCCTGAGCGAACGCGAACGCCGCCGCTATAAGAAGGAACACAAGGAACGTGCGTGACGCGGCGGCCGTGCGTCGCATAGACTGGAGATTATGAGTTCCACAGGCAATAGCGATATTCAGCGGATTCTGGCCGATGTCATGGCGAACAGGCCATATTCGCATCGGCAGAATGTCGATCCGACCGTCGTGGCGGTGGTGACCGTTGAAGAGGACATGCGGTTTCTCCCCGACACCATGGGGGCGCTGCTCAGACAGACGGTGCTGCCGGGCGTGATCGTCATCGCCGATTGCGCCGGCGGCGACAATCCTCCGGTGCAATCGCAGTTCCAGGTCATTCCTGCGCCGTCGGGACTGGTCAGCTCCGTTCCGCAGCCCAAGACCGTCACGGTCGAGCTGGTCGGCGTCAAGGGCGCCCGTTCGTTCTATCACGGCGTTGCCAAGGCGCTGCATGACGCGCAACTCGACTCGTCCACCCGCGCGGTCTGGCTGTTGCATGACGATTCACGGCCCGCGGACGACACATGCCTCGAATCATTGCTGGAGACGTGGCGTAACGATCCGACCGCATCGGTGCTGGGAGCCAAGCAGCTGGACTGGCAGGCCGAACACCTGCATGACGTCGGCGCGTATGCGTACCGGCATCGCGTGGAGTCGCTGGTGGTCGACGGCGAACCGGATCAGGAGCAGTATGACGGCCGTCGTGACGTGTTCTCGGTGAGCCTCGCGGGCGCGCTCGTCTCGATCGAGACCATGCACGAGCTTGGCGGTGCCGACGACTGGTTCACCACATTCGCCGAATCGGAGGATTTCTGCCGGCGCGTATGCCTGAGCGGCCGGCGCGTCGTGGTGGTGCCCCAGGCGCGTATCGCTCATCGGCGGGCGCGATTCGAAGGGGTGCGTACCAAGGGCGGCGAGCCCGTGGACGAGGATCGTCCCATTGACAGTTCGATGGCTCGCATCAGGGGGAGGATGCGCTACTCCTATACGGACACGCGCCTGATGATGGGGCCGTTCGTCTGGGTGTTCGGCGTGTTCGCCGCGATTGGCAAGGCGATCGCGAAACTGTTCGCCAAGCGTCCGTACGAGGCGCTGTGCGAACTGGTCGCCCCCTGGACGCTGTGGGGTGGCCTGCCTCGCGCCATCGCGGCCCGTCGCCGCGTCAGCCGCCAGGAGTCGGTGCCGATCGGGCGTCTCGGCGTCCTCGTCGCCAACCGGCAGCAGGTGGCGCAATGGCATGACCGCGTACAGGCGCTGTCGGACCAGCGCCATGTCGTCCTGCTGTCGCCGCTGGCCAAGGCCCACTTGCGCCGGCGTGCGATTCAGCGCTGGCTGCTCGCGGTGGCGATGGCCTTGGTATGCTTCGGCGTCGTGGCGGTGATGCACGGCACCACATTGCGTGCCGTTCTGTCGGGAGCGTCCCTGTACTCCGATTCGCTGCTGCCGACCGGCGGGGACTTCGGTCAGCTGTGGCGAGCCGCCACCACGTCGTGGGTGTTCGGTGACGGCATCGCCGCCCCGCCCGCACCGTGGCTGCTGGTATGGGGACTGGCCTCGGTGATAACGGCCGGCAATGTGTCTGCCGCGATCGCGTTGGTGACGTTTGCCGCGGCACCCCTCATGGCGTTGTCCTTCTGGGCGTTCGCCGGCGTGTTCACCCGTTCCGACGCGGTCCGTGTCGCATGTGGACTGCTGTGGGCGTCGTTCGCGCTCGGCCTGGGGCTGTTCTCCGCAGGCGATGTGCCGATGCTCACCGTGATGGTGTTCCTGCCGGCCGCGTTCGCCTTCGTGTTCCGCGCGGTGGGTCTGTATCGCACCGAGGACCAGGTGACGGCCCATCCTTCCGTTCAGGCTGCGGCTCTTGCGGCGTTGTGCTTCGTACCCCCGGTCGCCGCCGAGCCCCAGCTGATGCTGTCCCTGATCGTGGTGTTCGTCGTGTTCCTCGCCGTGGTGCCGCGGCATCGCGCGATGCTGCTGCTGATTCCGCTGCCGTCAGGGTTCGTGATCGCGCCGACCATCATCAGCGCGGTGCACCATGCTTCGGAAGGGTCGTGGCGTCAGCTGTTCGGTGATGTGATGGTGCCGTTATCCGCCAGGAACGGCGCTCCGGATGCTTCCGGGTTCGCCATGCTGACCATGCGTGCGTTCGGTGTCGATGATACGGCCGGCAACGGTCTGGCAGGCCTGTCGGCGGCCGGCGTTTTCGGTATCGGCGTCCTGGTGCTGCTGGCCGTGGTGACGGTGCTTGCGGTGGCGTCGCTGTTCCTGCCCTTCGCATTGCGCGCCTCGCGCATGATGTGGGTCGTCACGCTCAGTGGTGGGGCGCTTGCCGTCGCATCGTCGAGGATCGTCGTGGCCGTCGATGATGACGGTCCTGTCGCGGGTTCCGTGCTGCCCGGCGTGGTGTTCGCGCTGCTTGGTCTGCTCGCCTGCGTCGGATTGGTCTCCGGAATGGCGGTCCACCGGTTCTCCCTGTTGCGGCAGGGGAATGGCTCGCAACCCGTGCTGACACGTCTTGAAGGCCGCAAGGCCAAAAACGCCAAGGTGCATGCGGTGTTCGCCCGTATCGGGCGCGGCGCGCTGGTGGCCATGCTGGTGGCCGGTGCCGTGTCATGCACTGCGGCGTCAGCCATGGAACCGGGGTCGAACGGTCTGCACGCGTCCCGTTCCGATGACGGGCTGCCCATGGTCGCCACCGATTATCTCGGCAAGGACGACGCGCACCGCGTGCTCGCCATCACCGCCGAATCATCCACCGGCGTACGGTATACGACGATGCGCACGTCACGCGGCGATCTGATGGACAGCTCTCCGGCATTGCGTGCCCGAGTCGCGGATGGCGGTCATGACTCCCGCGACGCCGTACTGTCGTCCGCGAGCGCCCGGCTGCTGGTCAGCGCCGATGCCGACGCGATCGCCGATATCAGCGCGTTGGGTTACGGCGGCCTGTATGTGGTCCGTCCATCGGCTGGCGATGGCGGCTCCCAGGCCACGGAACAGTTGATTTCGAACATCACGGCGAGTGAGGGTATCCAATCCGTGGTGAGTAACACGTCGGGTGTCTATTACCGGCTCACGCTCGTCGACAGCGCGACGCAGCGCGTGCCGCAGGACGGTATGCTGAAACAGCGGCATCTTGCCTACCGGTATGCATGGCTCGTGTGCATGGGCGTGGTGATGGGGCTGTATTGTGTCGTCGCGTTCCCGCGCAGCCACCGTCGTTTCATCGAGGAGGACCAATGAGCAGCCAAGTCAAACGTGGAGGCAAGGTCTGGAAGGCTGTGGTCGGCGTCATTTCCACGGTGATCATCGTCGGCCTGTTCGTCGCCCTGCTGGTACTGACGGCATCGGGCCGTTGGGTCGACTCCGTCTCGTCGGATTCGGCGTCCGTCTCGCACGCGGTGAGCCAGAGGCGGATCACCGCATACTGTCCGTCCCGCATGACATTGCCGGATGCGTCGGCGTACGGTGACAGCGAATATCAGCCGAGTGAAGGCGACATCTCGTCTTCGGCCGGATTCGCCGCGTTCGGAGCGGTGTACCGGTCTCAGTTCGGCGCGTTTGGCGGCTCCGGCGATACCACGCAGCTCAAGGACCTCGACCCTACGGATACCGCGAAAGTCATCGCAGCCTCGGCCGACGTCGACCGTACGTCGCTGCTGTTCGACACGCAGCTGTTGGAATCGGCCGCGGGCGTCGGCGCTTCCGCGTCCGTGGCGTCCTGGGCGACGAAGGGCGACCTGCGCGGCCTGTCCGCGACATTCTGCGATGTCGGTGCGCTGGAGCAGTCGTTCGTGCTGCCTGACACGCAGACCGGCACCACCCAGCAGCTGGTCGTGGCCAATTCGTCTTCGAAGGCCACTGTGGTGGATGTTCGGGTGTGGGGTACGGAACAGTCCGGTGCGCTGGCGTTGTCCACGGGAAGCACGCTGACCGTCGCGGCGAACGCCGAATCCGTGCTGAGTCTTTCCGCGGCCGCAAGCGGGCAGAAGGGGCTGTATGTCACGGTTTCGAGCCGGCAGACGCCGGTATCGGCATCGGTGCGCGTGATCAGGACCGAAGGGCTGAACCCGAAGGGATCGGATTACGCCGCCGCGGCCGGGGAGGCGTCCAAGGAGCTCGTCTTCCCGGCCGTCGCGGAGGGAGACAAGGCGACACTCACCGTATACGCGGCCGGTTCGGGGTCGCTCACCGCCGCATGGGTCGGCGCGGCCGGGCAGTCCGTCCATCAGTATTCGGGCGACCGCGTCACCACCATCGATCTGGGCGATGTTCCCAAAGACGCGTCGGCGCTGAAGATCACGGCGGATACGAAGGTGACGGCAGGTGTGACCGTCAGCCGTGACGGGAACGGGAACCAGTCCGATTTCGCGCTGATCGGCGCCGCGCAGACAGACGACCGGTCGGCCGCCGTCATTCCCTCCGGTCTTGACGGCCGTGTGAGCGTGGTGAACGCGTCTTTATCCAGCAAACAGATGCACATGACCGGTTACGACGACAAGGGTGCCGCGGTGGGGGAGAAGACCATCACGGTGGACGCCGGTGCCGCGGCGAGCTTCGACGCGTCGGATTTGGGAAAGAACGTCTTCGCGGTGGCCGCCGACGGCAAGGGACTGTCATGGGGTGTCCGGTTGTCCAGCTCCGCGGTAAGTGACGCCAAGCTCGCCGGCATCGCCTACATCGGCGCCACGCCGTTGATGCCGCTGCAGGAGAGGATCTGGGCGCGGTCGGATATGACCATCGTTCACTGACGGTCGGTCGGCGGAACGTTCCGTGGTGCTCCCTATGAGGGGTGCTCTATGAGGTTTCGCCCCGACAGAGCCTTACAGGCTCCAATCCGGGTCGATCTCATCCGGCCGGCGGCCATAGAGCTCGGCGAGCCGAAGCACCACCTCATCGCGGATGGCCAGTTCCAGATCCATGCGGCTGCGTGATTTGCTCTGTATCGGCATGCGGTACAGCACGATGCGGGCGGGGATGCCGTGGCTCGCAGGGAAACACTGGGACGCGAACGACGGCTCCGGCTCCCAAGGAGCCGGCTGCGAGGGCGGCACATCCTCCACGGCGAACTGCACCGGCTTGACCAGTTGCGGCCAGGCGCCGTTCAGACGCCGGATCTGGGCCGCGACCATGTCGTCGAACGCGCCGCTGCGGGTACGGTAGCGCGGGAGCCGCGTGCCGAACATCGGCGTGCGCATGCCCCGCCCGTGACGATTGCGATACGTTGGTCGTTCCCATGGTGCCTGTTGCATGGACTCCACTGTAGGACAAGCCGGCGGCAATGCGTTAGGATACTTATCATCGACAAGGTTTCCTGGGGAGGTGTACAGATGCCAACAGCGACCGTGCACGCTTGGAATGATACCGGTTGGCGACACGACGGCGCACATGCGCGTCTGATCGCCTTCGACCTGGACAACACGCTGGCCGTCTCCAAACAACCGATGAAACCGGATATGACCGTTCGCATCGAGGCGCTGACCGAACTGATGCCGGTGGCGATTGTGACCGGCGGCGGGCGTGAACTGGTCATCAGTCAGGTGCTCGACGTGCTGGGTCCCCGAGCTGACCTTTCCAACCTGCATGTGATGCCGGCGGGGGGATCGAGCTATTACCGCTGGCGCGAGGGCGCATGGCGTCTGGAATACGAGAGGACGCTGTCGGCCCGGGACAGGGACGCGGCCATATTGTCGCTGACTCGACGCGCCCGAGAGCTGGGCATGTGGCCGGAGCACCCGTGGGGGGAGCCCATCGAGGATCGTGGCAGCCAGATCACGTTCTCGGCTCTGGGGCAGCTCGCGCCGATCGAGGAGAAGCGCCGCTGGGATCCCGACGACACCAAAAAGCGGCGGCTCGTCGCCGCGGTGGCGGGCGACCTTGGTCATCTGCGCGTACGCGCGGGTGGCTACACGAGTGTCGATGTGAGCGCCGGAAACACCGACAAGGCGTTCGCCCTGCGCGAATTGGCGGGACGGCTCGGCATCGGCACCGGTGACATCATCTTCGTGGGCGACCGGATGACGCCCGGCGGCAACGACTATCCTGCCGCGCAGGCGGGGGCTATCGCGCTTCAGGTCACCGGACCGCAGGATACCGTGCGTCTGTGCGACATCCTGCTGCCTTTGCTGGGTGGCGAGCCGGTTCGGCAGGACGGATGAACCACATGGGATGGCACGGTTTCGCGCGAATGCTCACAGAAGTGGCCGGATCGCTGCGGGACGTGCTGCTGCCGCGTGGCTGTGCGGGATGCGACATGCCGGACGCTGTGCTGTGCGATGACTGTCGCGCTTCGGGTGGCGGCTTCACGTCGTTCGCTATGCCTGGCACGGTTTCGGGCCGGGCGATTGCCTGCGGCGCATATCGCGGGCCGCTGCGCCGTGCGATACTGCGATGGAAGGATCATGGCGACGAGGAATGCGATGGCCCGTTCGCCGATATGATGGCCGACGCGCTGCTTTCGTCGGGCCTGCTGGCTTCGGATCCGATGCCGGTGACGACATTGGTGCCGGCCCCATCCTCCCCGCGCTCGATGAGGGAGCGCGGACGGTGGCATATGCGTAACGTGACGAACTCATTGGCACGGTCGCTGCGGCGGCGCGGCATGGACGTCGATACGGCCGCGCTGCTGCGGACGACGAAGACGAGCGGCAAATCCGTGCAGATGCACGGCGCCGCCCAGCGTTCGCGGCGTCTGCAGGGGCATATCGTCATCGCTGCGCGCCCACCCTACCCACGCAACGTGATCCTGGTGGACGACATCGTCACCACGGGCACCACGGCCCGGCAATGCGCGCAGGCGCTCAACGCCGCGGGAATACATGTGACAACGGTCATCTGCCTGGCGCGCACCCTGCGCACCGGCGAAAACATAGACGACTAGCCAAGTCCCCTCCCGCTGGCGAGAGGGGACGCGCAGCGCCGGCGGAGGGTGGCCACCACCCGGTCGAGCCGCACACCCGCCATCCGCGCAGATCACCAGCGCAATCCAGTTATTTCCGTCGCAGCCGACGCTGTGGATGAAAACTGCCCGTGACCACGCCCCATATCACGACATCCCCATGTTCGGAGGGGACGAAATCGGGGTAGCGTGGATTCTCCGCGTGCAGCATGGGGCGGCCGTCGCGCGACAGCAGTCGCTTGACCGTCAGCTCCCCATCGAGCACGGCCACCACCACATCGCCGTCCTCGGGCGTCAGCGAACGATCCACGACCAGCCAATCGCCGTGGAAAATGCCGGCCCCCTCCATGGAGTCGCCGGCGACGGTGGCGATGAATGTGTATTCCGGGTGCTTGATCACATGAGCGTCAAGGCTGAAGCCCTCCTCCCGCCCGTCCAAGGCGGGGGAGGGGAAGCCGGCCGCTACCATCTCGGTGACGATCGGCACGGGACGGGGATCCGGTCGCGCATGAACCACCGAACGTGCCGTGCAGGCTTCGGGAGCGCAATTCCGGCTCACAACAGGGCCCGCGCCGAACCGTCGGTCGCCGGCTCGTCATCGGCGATATGGTATTTCGGCAACACGATCTCGAAATCCGCGCCGCGCGGGTCGTCGACCACCCGGACCGTGCCGCCGTGCAGCTGTGCGGCCCAACGCGCGATCGACAATCCGATGCCGGTGCCGCCCGATTCGGTGCCGGGGCCGCTGCGCCCCTTGACGAACCGGCGGAAGATGTCGGAACGTTCCTCGACGGGAATCTGAGACCCGAAATTCACCACATTCGTGACGATTGTGCCGGTGTCGGCATTCTCCCGAGCCTCGATCAGCACGCTGGTGCCGTCCGCGGAATGCTTGAGCGCGTTCGCGATGATATTGGTGAACAGCTGGCGCAGCCGATCCTGATCGCCCTCCATCCAGATATCGGAATCCACGTGCAGCATGATGTCGTGCGCGTGCCCGGCGTCCGCGATCTCCAGCGGCTCGATCGTCTCGTCGAGGAAATCATGCAGGCAGAAACGTTCGATGTTCAGGCTCGCCGCGCCCGCCTCCATGCGAGACAGATCGAGCAGGAACGCTATCAGGTCGGATAGCCGGTGCGTCTGGCCCAGAATGCCCTCAAGATTGGCCGGCGTGGGCTCGACCACCCCGTCCGCCATGTTCTCCACCATCGCCTGCAGCGCGGAGACGGGGGTGCGCAGCTCGTGGCTCACGTTCGCCACCACATCGCGCCTCATCTGATCGGCGTGCTGCAGTTCCTCGGCCATTTCGTTGAACGTGCGGGCCAACTGGCCGATCTCGTCGTTGCTGTTGGTCGCCACGTGGACACGGACGCTGTAATCGCCCTCCGACATCGCCTCGGCCGCGTCACGCAGCTGCCTCAGCGGCGCGATCAGACCCCGTGAGAAGAAATAGGTGATGCCCAGTGCGACGATCATGGTCAGCGGCATGGCGATCCAGCCGCTCCACCCGTACTTGAGCAGGAACCAGACCAGCACGAACGCGATGGACGTGGCGATGACGATCAGGACGCTCAATTCCATTTTCAGGGACGAAAACAGCCCGATCGGACGATCGAAATCCAATCGGGCCTGTTTCCTGTCCCGCTTCTGACGCGGCTTCATCACTGTTCCGGCGGCTCGAAAGCGTAGCCGACGCCGTGCACGGTTCGGATGGTCTCGGAACCGAGCTTATGACGCAGCGCCTTGACATGGGAGTCGACGGTGCGGGTGCCGGATGCATCCACCCAGTCCCAGACCTCTTCGAGCAGCTTCTCGCGGGTGAGCACCGACTTGGGTTTGCGCGCGAGCGTGACCAGCAGGTCGAACTCGGTCGGCGTCAGGTGCACCTGCTCGCCGTTGACCGTGACCAGACGCTGTGCCGGGTCGATGACCAGCGAGCCGAAGTTGAGGATCTTCTCGTTCTCAGAGTTCTTCGCGATGACCTTCGCGCGTTCCACGCGGCGCAGCAGCGCCTTGCAGCGGGCGATCAGCTCGCGCATGGAGAACGGCTTGGTCATGTAATCGTCGGCGCCCGCGCCGAGGCCGATGACCTTGTCCGCCTCGGCGTCGCGGGCGGTCAGGATGAGCACCGGCACCGGGCGGTCGGCCACGATGCGCTTGGTTGCTTCAAGACCATCCATGACCGGCAGCATGATGTCCATGATTACCAGGTCCGGGCGCAGCTGCTTGGCGGCCTGAACCGCGCTGGCGCCGTCGGACGCCACGCGGGCGGACCATCCCTCCGCGGTGATGCGCTGAGCGATGGCGGTGGCGAGGGTCGGCTCATCCTCGACCACCAGAATGGTCCGCGGCGTCGTTTGACGTGTTGGAGAATTAATCATGACGATTCACCTTTCAGTTTTCCGGTTTCAAGAATACCGCCCCCAATGCCGGAATGGTGAGTTTTGCCGACCAATCACGCGAATGGTACTCGCCCTTCACCGCGGCGAACGTGCCGTTGTGGATGTCGGAGCCGCCGTACTTCTTGTCGTCCGTGGTCAGCACCTCGGTCCAGTTGCCGCCCTGCGGCAGCGGAACCTGATAGTCCTGCCACGCCTCGCCGGAGAAGTTGACCACGACGACGAGCTGTTCGCCCTTGCTGCCGATGCGCAGGAAGCTGAGCGTATTGTGATCGGCGTCATCGCTGGTCAGCCACTGGAATCCCGCCGGGTCGAAGTCCTGGCTCCAGATGGCCGGCGTGTCCTTGTAGAACTCGTTCAGGTCGGCGACGAGCTTCTGCACGCCGCGGTGGTCAGGCCAGTTGAGGGCGTCCCAGTCGACCGAACCGTCATGATTCCACTCGCCGTACTGCGCGATCTCGTTGCCCATGAAGGTGAGGTTCTTGCCCGGGTGCGCCCACTGGTAGGCGAACAGGGCGCGCACGCCGGCGTAGCGCTGCCAGTCGTCGCCCGGCATCTTGCCGAACAGCGAGCCCTTGCCGTACACGACCTCGTCGTGGCTGATCGGCAGCACGTAATGCTCCGAATAGGCGTACACCATCGAGAAGGTGATCTCGTTGTGGTGCCATTTGCGGTTGATGGGGGTCTCGTGCAGGTACTGCAGCGTGTCGTGCATCCAGCCCATGTTCCACTTGAGGCCGAATCCCAGTCCGCCGGCGTCGGTCGGTGCGGTGATGCCGGGGTAGGCGGTGGATTCCTCGGCGATCATCATGACGCCGGGGTTGTTCTTGTACGCGGTGGCGTTGGCTTCCTTGAGGAAGTCGATGGCTTCGAGGTTTTCGCGACCTCCGTAGATGTTCGGGCGCCACTGGCCGGGCTTGCGGCTGTAGTCCAGGTACAGCATCGAGGACACCGCGTCCACGCGCAGCGCGTCGATGTGGTATTCGTCGAGCCAGAAGCAGGCGTTGGCGACCAGGAAGTTGCGCACCTCGCGCCTGCCGAAGTTGAACACGTACGTGCCCCAGTCGGGGTGCTCGCCGCGCAGCGGGTCGGGATCCTCGTACAGCGGGGTGCCGTCGAAGCGTCCGAGCGCGAAATCGTCCTTCGGGAAGTGAGCGGGCACCCAGTCCATGATGACGCCGATGCCGGCACGGTGGAACTTGTCCACCAGGTACTTGAAGTCGTCCGGATTGCCGAGTCGGGAGTCCACGGCGTAGTAGCCGGTCACCTGATATCCCCACGAGCCCGAGAACGGGTGCTCGGTCAGCGGCATGAACTCGACATGCGTGAAGCCTTCCTTGGCCACGTAGTCCACGAGCTCGTCCGCCAGCTCGCGGTAGTTGCCGATGCCCTTCTTCCAGCTGCCGGCATGGACCTCGTAGATGCTGACCGGGCCGGCGTGCGGGTCGGTGTGCCTGCGGTGGTCCATCCATGCCTCGTCATTCCATTCGTGGTCCGATTCGACGACGATGGAGCCGGTCGCCGGCGGAATCTCGTGGGAGCGTTCCATCGGGTCGGCCTTCATCTTCCACTCGTGGTTCGCGTTGAGCAGCTCGTACTTGTAGACCTCGCCCGCCTTGACGCCGGGGATGAAGATCTCCCAGATGCCCGAGGAACCGAGCTCGCGCATGGCGTGGCGGCGGCCGTCCCAGGAGTTGAAGTTGCCGACCACGCGGACCGCGTGCGCGTTGGGCGCCCAGACGGTGAACGAGGTGCCCACGACCTGGTGGCCGGGAGCACCGTCGGCGCCGCCCATCGGGTCGTCGTAGCGGCGAACGCGCGCGCCCAGGGCCTCCCACAGGCGTTCGTGGCGGCCTTCCCCGAACAGGTAGGCGTCCATGTCGCCGATGGAGGGCAGGTAACGGTACGGGTCGTCCTCCATGACGGACTTGCCGCCCTCGTAGGTGGTGCATACACGGTAGTCGGGCACGGCCCAGCCGTCCGCGGTCTTTTCGGCCGCGATGACGGCCACGAAGACGCCGTTGAATTCGTGCCGGGCCTCGGCCGTTCCCTTCTGGGTGTATATGGTGACGCTCTTGGCCAGTGGCCTGAGCACTCGGATGGTGACGGTTCCGGCGTGGTCTCCGGAACCGAGGTGACCGCCCAGCACTTCGTGCGGGTTGTAGAACGTTGCATTGCTCACCGCGCTCAAATCACTTTGATTCACTGGCACGGGAGCGATATCTTCATTGATGTTCGTGTAAGTAGCCATAACACAGAGGGTAATACCTTCGGGGCACTATTGCGAGATTTTGGCGAGCCGTGTCCGGAGTGTTCCCATCGTCCCGGCTGTATGGCACAATACGTAAGGTTAAGTATATTGTTGTCACGGAGGATTCATGGGGTACAAGGTCGGCGATATGGTCGTCTATCCGCGTCATGGAGCGGCAAGGGTCGAGGCCATTACCGAACGGGTGGTCAAGGGCGTGAAGCGGGAATACTTGCAACTCACCGTGCTGTCTTCCGACGGTCTGGTCATCAATGTTCCCGTCGAGAACGCGCAGAAGGTCGGAGTGCGTGACATCGTCGACGCCAATGAGGTCGCCAAGGTCTTCGAGATCCTGCGTACGCCCATCGTCGAGAAGGAGATGAACTGGTCCCGCCGGTACAAGCTGAACGTCGAGAAGCTGGCGACCGGTGACGTCAACAAGATCGCCGAGGTCGTCCGCGACCTCGCCCAGCGCGACGTGGACGAGCACGGCCTGTCCGCCGGCGAGAAGCGGATGCTCACCCGCGCCCGCAGCATCCTGACCTCCGAGATCGCCCTGTCCGAAGACCTTGACGAGGCCGAGATCCAGCGTCTGCTCGACGTCAACCTCGGTTTCTCCGAGCCGAAGCCGGGCGACGAGAAGCATCACAGCGAGGCACCCGCCGAGCCTGCCGACCGGACCCTGGCCCGCATCGAATCCGAAAGCAAGAAGTCCCGGCGCAAGTAGCCGGCGACGAGCATGTCCATGAACGCTGTTCCAGCGATTGGTCAAGGGTTTGACGCGCATCGTTTCGCCGAGGATCCAGCCCGGCAGCTATGGCTCGCCGGGCTTTTATGGGATGGCGTCGGTATCGAGGGGGATTCGGACGGCGATGTGGCCGCCCACGCCCTGATCGATGCGCTGTTGTCCGCCGCTGGGCTGGGAGACATCGGCGGACTGTTCGGCGTGGGAGCCGATGCTCCGGGAGCCGGCATGCACGGCTGCGATATGTTGCGAAGAACCGTCGATGTATTGCGATCGCATGGAAGGATGCCATCCAGCGCCAGCGTGGTCATCATCGGCAATCGTCCGAAGATC contains the following coding sequences:
- a CDS encoding DUF5719 family protein; translated protein: MSSQVKRGGKVWKAVVGVISTVIIVGLFVALLVLTASGRWVDSVSSDSASVSHAVSQRRITAYCPSRMTLPDASAYGDSEYQPSEGDISSSAGFAAFGAVYRSQFGAFGGSGDTTQLKDLDPTDTAKVIAASADVDRTSLLFDTQLLESAAGVGASASVASWATKGDLRGLSATFCDVGALEQSFVLPDTQTGTTQQLVVANSSSKATVVDVRVWGTEQSGALALSTGSTLTVAANAESVLSLSAAASGQKGLYVTVSSRQTPVSASVRVIRTEGLNPKGSDYAAAAGEASKELVFPAVAEGDKATLTVYAAGSGSLTAAWVGAAGQSVHQYSGDRVTTIDLGDVPKDASALKITADTKVTAGVTVSRDGNGNQSDFALIGAAQTDDRSAAVIPSGLDGRVSVVNASLSSKQMHMTGYDDKGAAVGEKTITVDAGAAASFDASDLGKNVFAVAADGKGLSWGVRLSSSAVSDAKLAGIAYIGATPLMPLQERIWARSDMTIVH
- a CDS encoding HAD-IIB family hydrolase, translated to MPTATVHAWNDTGWRHDGAHARLIAFDLDNTLAVSKQPMKPDMTVRIEALTELMPVAIVTGGGRELVISQVLDVLGPRADLSNLHVMPAGGSSYYRWREGAWRLEYERTLSARDRDAAILSLTRRARELGMWPEHPWGEPIEDRGSQITFSALGQLAPIEEKRRWDPDDTKKRRLVAAVAGDLGHLRVRAGGYTSVDVSAGNTDKAFALRELAGRLGIGTGDIIFVGDRMTPGGNDYPAAQAGAIALQVTGPQDTVRLCDILLPLLGGEPVRQDG
- a CDS encoding WhiB family transcriptional regulator yields the protein MWGVVDDSAEDPMSELWGLFKSDDDVSWQHKALCSQTDPEAFFPEKGGSTRDAKQVCARCEVREQCLQWAIEHDERFGIWGGLSERERRRYKKEHKERA
- a CDS encoding ComF family protein, which codes for MGWHGFARMLTEVAGSLRDVLLPRGCAGCDMPDAVLCDDCRASGGGFTSFAMPGTVSGRAIACGAYRGPLRRAILRWKDHGDEECDGPFADMMADALLSSGLLASDPMPVTTLVPAPSSPRSMRERGRWHMRNVTNSLARSLRRRGMDVDTAALLRTTKTSGKSVQMHGAAQRSRRLQGHIVIAARPPYPRNVILVDDIVTTGTTARQCAQALNAAGIHVTTVICLARTLRTGENIDD
- a CDS encoding metallopeptidase family protein, coding for MQQAPWERPTYRNRHGRGMRTPMFGTRLPRYRTRSGAFDDMVAAQIRRLNGAWPQLVKPVQFAVEDVPPSQPAPWEPEPSFASQCFPASHGIPARIVLYRMPIQSKSRSRMDLELAIRDEVVLRLAELYGRRPDEIDPDWSL
- a CDS encoding LexA family protein, which produces MVHARPDPRPVPIVTEMVAAGFPSPALDGREEGFSLDAHVIKHPEYTFIATVAGDSMEGAGIFHGDWLVVDRSLTPEDGDVVVAVLDGELTVKRLLSRDGRPMLHAENPRYPDFVPSEHGDVVIWGVVTGSFHPQRRLRRK
- a CDS encoding glycosyltransferase family 2 protein: MSSTGNSDIQRILADVMANRPYSHRQNVDPTVVAVVTVEEDMRFLPDTMGALLRQTVLPGVIVIADCAGGDNPPVQSQFQVIPAPSGLVSSVPQPKTVTVELVGVKGARSFYHGVAKALHDAQLDSSTRAVWLLHDDSRPADDTCLESLLETWRNDPTASVLGAKQLDWQAEHLHDVGAYAYRHRVESLVVDGEPDQEQYDGRRDVFSVSLAGALVSIETMHELGGADDWFTTFAESEDFCRRVCLSGRRVVVVPQARIAHRRARFEGVRTKGGEPVDEDRPIDSSMARIRGRMRYSYTDTRLMMGPFVWVFGVFAAIGKAIAKLFAKRPYEALCELVAPWTLWGGLPRAIAARRRVSRQESVPIGRLGVLVANRQQVAQWHDRVQALSDQRHVVLLSPLAKAHLRRRAIQRWLLAVAMALVCFGVVAVMHGTTLRAVLSGASLYSDSLLPTGGDFGQLWRAATTSWVFGDGIAAPPAPWLLVWGLASVITAGNVSAAIALVTFAAAPLMALSFWAFAGVFTRSDAVRVACGLLWASFALGLGLFSAGDVPMLTVMVFLPAAFAFVFRAVGLYRTEDQVTAHPSVQAAALAALCFVPPVAAEPQLMLSLIVVFVVFLAVVPRHRAMLLLIPLPSGFVIAPTIISAVHHASEGSWRQLFGDVMVPLSARNGAPDASGFAMLTMRAFGVDDTAGNGLAGLSAAGVFGIGVLVLLAVVTVLAVASLFLPFALRASRMMWVVTLSGGALAVASSRIVVAVDDDGPVAGSVLPGVVFALLGLLACVGLVSGMAVHRFSLLRQGNGSQPVLTRLEGRKAKNAKVHAVFARIGRGALVAMLVAGAVSCTAASAMEPGSNGLHASRSDDGLPMVATDYLGKDDAHRVLAITAESSTGVRYTTMRTSRGDLMDSSPALRARVADGGHDSRDAVLSSASARLLVSADADAIADISALGYGGLYVVRPSAGDGGSQATEQLISNITASEGIQSVVSNTSGVYYRLTLVDSATQRVPQDGMLKQRHLAYRYAWLVCMGVVMGLYCVVAFPRSHRRFIEEDQ